A single genomic interval of Lacrimispora sphenoides JCM 1415 harbors:
- a CDS encoding ATP-binding protein, translating into MERKKPMKLQTMLSLFVIAVVFVSIAIIISFVASWMTRSIEKEAKTNVMNVAELVAHSSEVIGALGKKNTQVIASYVDMQLKNLELVDYITVADNQGIRYSHPNPQMIGKAFEGGDEYRVVRLGETYVSEATGTMGKSLRAFAPIYDEHHQEIGFVSVGTLIARIEKAKHMAVFYIMLIGFGGLSAGSVGAFLLANHIKRMLLGLEPDEIAKLYHEKMGILDAIHEGLVAIDQEGRITLMNDSALQILGFNKDEMKDQVIGRGIEEIIPNTRMTNILSTKQAEFDDEQRLHDTLIVTNRIPILNRGQVIGVIASFRDKTEITRLAEELTGVKKLTWSLRAQNHEFMNKLHTIAGLIQLEEYEEALQFISDVARIRTEMSHILTDHIKDSAVSALLLSKYNKAEECRIKLTIDESSRLNKLPCGMNSQDLGSVIGNLIENSLDEVKNDGTGRIDINIAEEKQFLTIRIKDNGKGIPPELHEKIFEQGFSTKEGQRGCGLFIVKKIIEEYGGSIHLTSEEGAQWDITIPMERREELDWSHDCGR; encoded by the coding sequence ATGGAAAGAAAAAAACCAATGAAGCTGCAGACCATGCTTAGTTTATTCGTCATTGCAGTTGTTTTTGTTTCAATTGCCATCATTATTTCTTTTGTTGCTTCATGGATGACCAGGAGTATCGAAAAGGAAGCGAAGACCAATGTCATGAACGTGGCGGAGCTTGTAGCACATTCCAGCGAGGTGATCGGTGCGCTGGGAAAAAAGAATACTCAGGTAATTGCTTCTTATGTTGATATGCAGCTTAAGAATCTGGAGCTGGTGGATTATATTACAGTGGCGGATAACCAGGGAATCCGTTATTCCCATCCCAATCCTCAAATGATCGGAAAAGCGTTTGAGGGCGGAGATGAGTACCGTGTGGTGCGCCTGGGAGAGACTTATGTATCCGAAGCAACCGGAACTATGGGGAAATCCCTGCGTGCTTTTGCACCGATTTATGATGAGCACCATCAAGAGATTGGTTTTGTCTCTGTCGGTACGCTGATTGCGCGGATCGAAAAGGCGAAGCACATGGCTGTTTTCTATATCATGTTAATCGGCTTTGGAGGGCTGTCGGCAGGAAGCGTGGGAGCCTTTCTTTTGGCGAACCATATCAAAAGGATGCTGCTGGGATTAGAGCCCGATGAGATCGCAAAGCTTTATCATGAGAAGATGGGAATACTGGATGCCATTCATGAAGGGCTGGTAGCCATTGACCAGGAAGGCCGGATCACATTGATGAATGATTCGGCATTACAGATTCTTGGTTTTAATAAAGATGAAATGAAGGATCAGGTAATTGGACGCGGTATTGAAGAGATAATCCCCAATACCCGTATGACAAATATATTAAGCACGAAACAGGCAGAATTTGATGATGAACAAAGGCTTCATGATACTTTGATTGTCACCAACCGGATTCCTATCTTGAATCGGGGACAGGTGATCGGGGTCATAGCCAGCTTCCGGGACAAAACAGAGATAACCAGACTGGCGGAGGAACTGACCGGAGTAAAAAAACTGACATGGTCCTTACGGGCACAGAATCATGAATTTATGAATAAGCTTCATACCATTGCCGGTCTCATACAGCTTGAGGAGTATGAAGAAGCCCTGCAGTTTATATCCGATGTTGCCAGGATAAGGACGGAAATGAGCCACATTCTCACGGATCATATCAAGGATTCAGCCGTGTCCGCTCTTCTTTTGTCCAAGTATAATAAAGCGGAGGAATGCAGAATTAAGTTAACCATAGATGAAAGCTCCAGGCTGAACAAACTGCCCTGTGGCATGAATTCCCAGGATCTGGGTTCGGTTATCGGAAATCTGATCGAAAATTCACTGGATGAAGTGAAAAATGACGGGACAGGCAGGATCGATATTAACATTGCTGAGGAGAAGCAGTTTCTTACGATCCGGATCAAGGATAATGGAAAAGGAATCCCTCCAGAGCTTCACGAAAAGATATTTGAACAGGGCTTTTCCACCAAAGAGGGGCAGCGTGGATGCGGATTGTTCATTGTGAAAAAGATCATAGAGGAATATGGGGGATCAATCCATTTAACATCAGAAGAAGGAGCACAATGGGATATTACAATTCCTATGGAAAGGAGGGAAGAACTTGATTGGAGTCATGATTGTGGAAGATGA
- a CDS encoding 2-keto-3-deoxygluconate permease, whose translation MQIPIKKTLDKIPGGMMVVPLFLGVLVNTFFPQFLEMGGFTTALFSKTASTPILACFMFLIGSQIHFKLAPKAIKKGALLIAGKFIVGAGLGIFVGKVFGSAGVLGLSPLAILAGLTNCNGGLYASLASQYGDETDVGAYALLSIKDGPFFTLVALGASGLAQVPFKALLAVMIPIVIGMILGNLDSDMRAFLGSSKLLLIPFFSFPLGAGMNLETIVKAGGPGILLGIVASFTGIGAYILLKLFKEEPIIGLATGSTAGNAVATPEAVAAADPTLAVVAAAATAQVAAACVVSAIICPFIVSFVFKKLRQNQSNAVKHNDRAEAAG comes from the coding sequence ATGCAGATTCCAATCAAAAAAACGCTGGATAAAATTCCGGGAGGAATGATGGTGGTTCCCTTGTTTTTAGGGGTTCTGGTCAACACCTTTTTCCCACAGTTTTTGGAAATGGGAGGCTTTACCACCGCCTTATTCAGTAAAACTGCGTCCACGCCGATTTTAGCATGTTTTATGTTTCTGATCGGTTCACAGATTCATTTTAAACTGGCTCCAAAGGCAATAAAAAAGGGTGCTTTATTGATTGCAGGTAAATTTATCGTAGGAGCGGGACTTGGTATTTTCGTCGGAAAGGTCTTTGGCTCAGCCGGTGTGCTTGGACTTTCCCCGTTAGCCATTCTTGCGGGATTAACCAACTGCAACGGAGGCCTTTATGCTTCACTTGCCTCACAGTATGGGGATGAGACTGATGTGGGAGCGTATGCTCTGCTGTCAATTAAGGATGGTCCGTTCTTTACCCTGGTGGCACTTGGAGCTTCCGGTCTGGCACAGGTTCCTTTTAAAGCATTGCTGGCAGTGATGATCCCCATTGTCATCGGAATGATCTTGGGAAATCTGGATTCCGATATGAGAGCCTTCTTAGGCAGTAGTAAATTACTGTTGATTCCGTTCTTTTCCTTCCCTCTGGGAGCTGGAATGAACCTGGAAACAATCGTGAAAGCAGGAGGTCCTGGGATTTTGCTTGGGATTGTGGCATCATTTACCGGAATAGGGGCATACATACTCCTTAAGCTGTTTAAAGAGGAACCCATCATCGGCCTGGCGACCGGTTCCACGGCAGGGAATGCGGTGGCAACGCCTGAGGCGGTTGCAGCGGCCGACCCGACTCTTGCCGTAGTTGCAGCCGCAGCAACCGCACAAGTAGCCGCAGCCTGCGTGGTATCGGCAATCATCTGTCCGTTTATTGTTTCCTTTGTATTTAAAAAGCTAAGGCAGAATCAGTCGAATGCGGTTAAACACAATGACAGGGCTGAGGCGGCCGGATAA
- a CDS encoding NAD(P)-dependent malic enzyme, translating into MNYFEESLKLHERHAGKIEIRSKVPVVTREDLSLAYTPGVAEPCRKIHANEEDVYKYTSKGNLVAVVTDGTAVLGLGDIGPKAGLPVMEGKAILFKEFADVNAIPICLDTKDTDEIVTAVKWIAPGFGGINLEDISAPRCFEVEERLKKELDIPVFHDDQHGTAIVVLAGIINALKVVGKDIREIKVVVNGAGAAGTAIAKLLLACGVSKLIVCDKVGILYQGIEGVDHAKQALAKITNPEQLKGDLSDALKGADVFIGVSAPDIVSREMVSSMNQDAILFAMANPTPEIMPEAAREAGARVIGTGRSDFPNQVNNVLAFPGIFKGALEVRAREINEEMKLAAAYAIASMVSDEELNEECVIPNALDKKVSENVAEAVKKAARESGAARI; encoded by the coding sequence ATGAATTATTTTGAAGAGAGCTTAAAATTGCATGAACGCCATGCCGGAAAAATCGAAATCAGATCTAAGGTTCCTGTAGTTACCAGAGAAGACTTAAGCCTTGCTTATACCCCGGGAGTAGCGGAGCCATGCCGGAAAATTCATGCCAATGAGGAAGATGTATATAAGTATACCTCGAAAGGAAATCTGGTCGCAGTCGTTACTGACGGAACAGCAGTGCTTGGGCTTGGAGACATCGGACCAAAGGCAGGTCTTCCGGTTATGGAAGGAAAGGCGATTTTATTTAAAGAATTTGCGGATGTCAATGCGATTCCGATTTGCCTGGATACCAAAGATACGGATGAAATTGTAACAGCAGTTAAATGGATTGCACCGGGATTTGGAGGCATCAATCTGGAGGATATTTCAGCACCAAGGTGCTTTGAGGTAGAAGAACGGTTAAAAAAGGAGCTTGATATTCCCGTGTTCCACGATGATCAGCACGGAACCGCCATTGTGGTGCTGGCAGGAATTATCAATGCGTTAAAGGTAGTAGGCAAAGATATCAGAGAAATTAAAGTTGTGGTAAACGGTGCAGGAGCAGCGGGTACCGCCATTGCTAAGCTACTGCTTGCCTGCGGCGTTTCAAAGCTGATTGTCTGTGATAAAGTAGGCATTCTTTATCAGGGAATAGAAGGTGTTGACCATGCCAAGCAGGCGCTGGCGAAAATAACAAATCCGGAACAGTTAAAAGGAGATTTAAGCGATGCATTAAAGGGTGCAGATGTGTTTATCGGAGTTTCTGCTCCTGACATTGTAAGCAGGGAAATGGTAAGCTCCATGAACCAGGATGCCATCCTCTTTGCCATGGCAAATCCAACTCCTGAAATCATGCCGGAGGCGGCAAGAGAAGCAGGCGCCAGAGTCATTGGAACCGGCCGTTCGGATTTCCCAAATCAGGTAAACAATGTTCTTGCTTTTCCTGGAATCTTCAAAGGCGCATTGGAGGTAAGGGCAAGGGAAATCAATGAGGAAATGAAGCTTGCGGCAGCCTATGCCATTGCTTCCATGGTTTCCGATGAGGAGTTAAATGAGGAATGCGTCATTCCGAATGCATTGGATAAAAAGGTTTCTGAAAATGTGGCGGAAGCAGTAAAAAAGGCGGCAAGAGAAAGCGGTGCAGCCAGAATATAG
- a CDS encoding SDR family oxidoreductase, whose protein sequence is MNRGIVVTGGAHGIGKQICLDFTQAGDQVCFLDIDEKRSAEFAEENPNLFYFCGDAAEPLTLKRFIEFSLEKLFRIDVLVNNACRGNKGILSGLTYEEFDHTLSIGLKAPFELSRLCKDELIKNHGRIINIASSRAFQSEPDTEAYASAKGGIVALTHALAVSLGPDVLVNCIAPGWINVTEQQEFSQEDRFAIPAGKVGTPKDISNMVLFLCEQDFITGETITVDGGMNKRMIYHGDWNWHYNAD, encoded by the coding sequence ATGAATAGAGGAATTGTTGTTACCGGTGGCGCACATGGGATAGGAAAACAGATATGCCTGGATTTTACTCAGGCGGGCGATCAAGTATGCTTTCTTGATATAGATGAAAAGAGATCTGCTGAATTTGCAGAAGAAAATCCAAATCTGTTTTACTTTTGCGGAGATGCGGCAGAACCTCTGACATTAAAAAGGTTCATTGAATTTTCTCTTGAAAAGCTTTTTCGGATCGATGTTTTAGTCAACAATGCCTGCCGTGGTAATAAAGGTATTTTATCCGGCTTAACCTATGAAGAATTTGATCATACCTTATCCATCGGATTGAAAGCTCCATTTGAATTAAGCCGCCTATGTAAAGATGAATTAATCAAAAATCACGGAAGAATTATTAATATTGCTTCATCACGTGCATTTCAGTCGGAGCCTGATACAGAAGCATATGCTAGTGCGAAAGGCGGAATTGTTGCATTGACACATGCTCTGGCAGTATCACTGGGGCCGGATGTTCTCGTTAACTGTATTGCTCCAGGCTGGATCAATGTAACAGAGCAGCAGGAATTCAGCCAAGAAGACCGCTTTGCAATTCCGGCAGGAAAAGTAGGAACACCAAAGGATATTTCAAATATGGTGTTGTTTTTATGTGAACAGGATTTTATAACAGGGGAGACCATCACCGTGGATGGGGGAATGAATAAACGGATGATTTATCATGGAGATTGGAACTGGCATTATAACGCTGACTGA
- a CDS encoding metallophosphoesterase, with protein MKTDRRLNHAYKNADVVYFDDNSKYIFFSDIHRGDDSISDEFTRNQNVFLHALNYYYKEGYEYIEVGDGDELWEYKNFSVIRLAHSDVFTVIKKFYDEGRFIMLYGNHNIYLKSKLFIRENYYQYYDEYNQMRVDLYRGLKPKEAIILKHKKTKQKIFVLHGHQGDIMNDQLWLFSMLLLRYFWRYLHIVGFGNPTSPARNLFKRHKVEKVYDRWIEKNKMMLICGHTHRPKFPKEDDLPYFNTGCCIRTRGINGIEIANGMIQMVDWRIAANEIGELRVHRTVVRGPVPLENYDYKNNPFSTHYNN; from the coding sequence ATGAAGACTGACAGACGATTGAATCATGCATATAAAAATGCTGATGTAGTGTATTTTGATGATAACTCAAAATATATATTTTTTAGTGATATCCACAGAGGGGATGACAGCATCTCAGATGAATTTACCAGAAATCAGAATGTTTTTTTGCATGCATTAAATTACTATTATAAAGAAGGATATGAATATATAGAAGTTGGAGATGGAGATGAGCTTTGGGAATACAAGAATTTTAGTGTTATCCGTTTGGCCCACAGCGATGTTTTTACAGTGATCAAAAAGTTTTATGATGAAGGCCGCTTTATCATGTTATATGGGAATCATAATATTTATTTAAAGTCAAAGCTGTTTATCAGAGAAAATTATTATCAATATTATGATGAATACAATCAAATGCGAGTGGACTTATACAGGGGACTGAAGCCGAAGGAAGCAATCATTCTTAAACACAAGAAAACCAAACAGAAGATTTTTGTGCTTCATGGGCATCAGGGTGATATTATGAATGATCAGCTATGGCTTTTTTCCATGTTATTACTTCGGTATTTTTGGAGGTATCTGCATATCGTTGGATTCGGCAATCCAACCAGCCCGGCCCGTAATTTATTTAAAAGACATAAAGTAGAGAAGGTTTATGACAGATGGATAGAAAAAAATAAAATGATGCTGATCTGTGGACATACTCACAGACCAAAGTTCCCGAAAGAAGATGACCTCCCATACTTTAATACTGGCTGCTGCATACGTACCCGTGGGATTAATGGAATTGAAATTGCAAATGGCATGATACAAATGGTTGACTGGAGAATTGCTGCCAATGAAATAGGAGAATTACGTGTTCACAGGACAGTAGTTAGAGGACCGGTACCACTTGAAAATTATGATTATAAAAACAATCCTTTTTCGACTCATTATAATAACTGA